From the genome of Biomphalaria glabrata chromosome 17, xgBioGlab47.1, whole genome shotgun sequence, one region includes:
- the LOC106062593 gene encoding uncharacterized protein LOC106062593 — protein MGEGCINVLKPIIIVEAPEENIIIDPYDVQTILNFTVVATSDISEKLTFNWTFFRKDSNMVGFPNFTFHDQVFNVAYFNFSSMSKEEQASILGFYLLNISHKYEYKLISIEVIEKSKLPEPDVTWTLYWYVVLFIGMLLVVLVSLIFIIRQMSHRRSYNVDKRETQAGLDPVKELNEYHNRQFSQAGASNNPEIVPQVDSDLDNPHFGDIETA, from the exons ATGGGTGAAGGATGCATTAATGTTCTGA AACCCATAATAATTGTCGAAGCACCTGAGGAAAATATTATCATAGACCCTTATGATGTGCAAACCATATTAAACTTTACAGTTGTTGCAACTAGTGACATCTCTGAAAAACTGACATTCAA TTGGACCTTTTTTAGAAAAGACAGCAATATGGTTGGATTTCCAAATTTTACGTTCCATGATCAAGTTTTTAATGTTGCTTATTTCAATTTTAGTTCAATGTCCAAAGAAGAACAAGCATCAATATTGGGATTTTATCTATTAAATATTTCTCATAAGTACGAGTATAAACTTATTTCAATAGAAGTAATAGAAAAAAGCAAACTACCTGAACCAG ACGTGACCTGGACTTTATATTGGTATGTAGTGCTCTTTATTGGCATGCTGTTGGTAGTCTTAGTCAGCCTCATCTTCATCATTCGACAAATGAGTCATCGCAGAAGCTATAATG TTGACAAAAGAGAGACTCAAGCTGGTTTGGATCCAGTTAAGGAATTAAATGAATATCACAATAGACAGTTTTCCCAAGC AGGTGCTTCTAACAATCCTGAAATAGTGCCTCAAGTGGACTCAGATTTGGATAATCCTCACTTTGGTGATATTGAGACAGCATGA
- the LOC106052157 gene encoding brother of CDO-like, which yields MVMILRKFLLLYCFGHCLADEALRPPDIHTPNSSKTIFKSLNQRFSVVCNATGLPSPRVEWRKGEIEGNNTITGNISFDPYTGVLTFERFSENEEGEYRCFSTNYFKAPEGRTFAVSISPPLTFRVMRLEEIETGLETMPLNGIEYQYMKLPCTNVKVMAESVIYNWYKGKEPMPMILDDRMYIDKDDKPIFRENQGPKDATVIEGKDVEMHCLARSLTDEVSPSPPVWRINGKSILIHT from the exons aagcaCTTAGGCCACCGGATATTCATACTCCTAACAGTTCTAAGACCATCTTCAAATCACTGAATCAAAGATTTTCTGTTGTATGCAATGCTACGGGGTTACCATCACcaag AGTGGAGTGGAGGAAGGGAGAGATAGAAGGCAACAACACTATTACTGGCAATATCTCTTTTGATCCCTATACTGGCGTGTTGACTTTTGAAAGATTTTCTGAGAATGAGGAAGGAGAATACAGGTGTTTTTCTACCAATTATTTTAAAGCTCCAGAAGGACGTACTTTTGCTGTCAGTATTTCTCCCCCTCTGACATTTAGAGTGATGC GACTTGAAGAGATTGAAACAGGGCTTGAAACTATGCCATTGAATGGTATCGAGTATCAATACATGAAATTGCCTTGTACTAATGTGAAAGTCATGGCTGAAAGTGTGATATATAACTGGTATAAAGGAAAAGAACCCATGCCGATGATTTTGGATGATCGAATGTATATTGATAAAGAtg ATAAACCTATCTTCAGGGAGAATCAAGGCCCCAAAGATGCTACGGTAATAGAAGGTAAAGATGTGGAAATGCACTGCCTGGCAAGATCTCTTACAGATGAGGTCTCACCTTCCCCTCCTGTTTGGCGGATCAATGGGAAAAGCATTTTGATTCACACCTAG